A genomic stretch from Spiroplasma endosymbiont of Clivina fossor includes:
- a CDS encoding IS256 family transposase has protein sequence MTKKKKIKKEPDAIDKVVDYFLENIDNPQDLFKGNTIFQEFTKKLTERMLNTEIKDYLETDENHNKRNGNTQKTIITKNGSIAIDVPRDRNSTFEPVIIPKRQRRFDNFDQKVISLYARGMTISDIKAQLQEFYHGAEISESLISQITDDVIEEVKMWQTKPLEKIYPIVYFDCIVVKVKQDKRIINKAVYLALGINLDGLKDILGMWISENEGAKFWLNNLTEMKNRGLQDILVACSDNLTGMSDAIEAVFPKTQHQLCIVHQIRNSLKFVPYKDRKLVANDLKSIYTAINEEIALVALDHFSEKWNKKYPQITKSWKNNWNNLIIFLEYPQEFRRIIYTTNAIESVNSQLRKVIKNKKIFPNDASVFKIFYLAFQNMVKKWTMPIQNWGSAISHLMIKFEDRVNLS, from the coding sequence ATGACAAAAAAAAAAAAAATAAAAAAAGAACCTGACGCAATTGATAAAGTTGTTGATTATTTTTTAGAAAATATTGATAATCCACAAGATTTATTTAAAGGCAATACTATTTTTCAGGAATTTACCAAAAAATTAACTGAACGAATGTTAAATACGGAAATTAAAGATTATCTTGAAACTGATGAGAATCATAATAAAAGAAATGGCAACACACAAAAAACCATTATTACTAAAAATGGTTCAATCGCAATTGATGTACCAAGAGATCGAAATAGTACTTTTGAACCAGTAATTATTCCGAAAAGACAAAGAAGATTTGATAACTTTGATCAAAAAGTAATTTCTTTATATGCAAGAGGAATGACAATTTCTGATATCAAAGCACAATTGCAAGAATTCTATCACGGAGCAGAAATTTCAGAAAGTTTAATTAGTCAAATAACTGATGATGTTATTGAAGAAGTTAAAATGTGACAAACTAAACCTTTAGAGAAGATTTATCCGATTGTTTATTTTGATTGTATTGTTGTTAAAGTAAAGCAAGATAAACGAATAATAAATAAAGCAGTTTATCTTGCCTTAGGAATTAATTTAGATGGTTTAAAAGATATTTTAGGAATGTGAATTAGCGAGAATGAGGGCGCCAAATTTTGACTTAATAATCTTACGGAAATGAAAAATCGTGGCTTACAAGATATTCTTGTTGCTTGTAGCGATAATTTAACTGGAATGTCTGATGCAATAGAAGCTGTGTTCCCAAAAACACAGCACCAATTATGCATTGTTCATCAAATTCGTAATAGTTTAAAATTTGTCCCTTACAAAGATCGCAAACTTGTAGCTAATGATTTAAAATCAATTTATACAGCAATTAATGAAGAAATAGCGCTAGTTGCTTTAGATCATTTTTCAGAAAAATGAAATAAAAAGTATCCACAAATTACTAAATCATGAAAAAATAACTGAAATAATTTAATAATTTTTCTTGAATATCCTCAAGAATTTAGAAGGATTATTTACACAACTAATGCGATTGAATCTGTTAATAGTCAACTAAGAAAAGTCATTAAGAATAAAAAGATTTTTCCTAATGACGCATCAGTTTTTAAAATATTTTATTTAGCATTTCAAAATATGGTTAAGAAATGAACGATGCCAATTCAAAATTGGGGTAGTGCAATTTCACATTTAATGATAAAATTTGAGGACAGAGTGAATTTAAGTTAA
- a CDS encoding transposase, with product MGNKTSYSEEFKKQIVMLYKNGKSVINLGKEYNLPKPTIYSWVKNYNNSGSFKAKDNHTVEENELIALRKELIQLRMENDILKQAALIIGKK from the coding sequence ATGGGAAATAAAACCTCCTACTCTGAAGAATTTAAAAAACAAATTGTCATGCTATACAAAAATGGCAAAAGTGTTATTAATTTAGGGAAAGAATATAATTTACCAAAACCAACTATTTATAGTTGAGTTAAAAATTATAATAATTCTGGGTCATTTAAAGCAAAAGATAATCACACTGTTGAAGAAAATGAACTGATTGCCTTACGAAAAGAATTAATCCAATTACGAATGGAAAACGACATTTTAAAGCAAGCAGCACTGATAATCGGCAAAAAATAG